GTCAACCCCGTTACTTCTGCAATTTCCTCAAACGAATACTCTTCCACATCGCGCAGATGGAGAATGAGTTTCTGCGGCTCCGGCAACGTTCCGATGATGCGGTGCAACAGGCTGGTGCTGTCTGACAATTCGGTCTGCTCGTAAGGCGAAACCCCGTGGCCGAATACGTCGCTCAGGTCCGAGTTATCGTCCGTCGAGCGGTGGGCCTGGGATTTCAGCTTGTCGAGGCACAGGTTCCGGGTCATCTGCACGGCCAGTGCTTCCACACTGTTGTACGAATCCAGTTGCTGGCGTTTGGTCCAGAGCCGCATCAAAACCTCCTGTAAAGCATCCTCGGCTTCTTCGCGGTTGCGCAGAAACAGTTTGGCCAGCCGAAAAAGCCGGCCCTGAACGGGGAGTACCTTGTGTTTGAAGGCTTGTAGATCCATTTCAGTGACAAAGACGACGAACGACGGAATTCATTACAGCTCCCGGCAAAAAAATCATTTTTATTTTTTGCCTCGGTTCGGAACTCGTTGAAATGGGCGATGCGCGGGCGACGGGGTGTTGACATTCGATCCGACGGCTGAAAGGGGGAACGCAGTACGTAGAACTACTTGCCGGACGGTTATTACTACGCGGTGCCGGTACGATTTCAGGAAGGATTTCTACCCAATTTTTGCCTAAAATCGACAAACTAAAGCCCAAACTCTTGTAAGACGTTCAGAAACTCCCTTATTTTGGCCCAAGTTTAACAATTAACTCTACAAATACTGATGAAAAAAATTCTCTCTTCTCTGCTTGTCATGACCCTGTTGTTGGTTGGTACCGAGACGTTTGCTCAGATGCCCATCGATAAAGGATCTAAATTTTTAAATGCTGGTATTGGTTTAGGTGGCTGGGGTGGTATCGGCTTCGGTGGGGGCGGTATTGGCCTGGGTGCATCGTTTGATCTTGGTGTCGCTAAGAATATCACCGTTGGTGCGCTGGGTGCCTTTCGTGGCTACAGCGGTTACGGCTCTTACTATAGTATTGGTGTACGGGGTTCGTACCACTTCAATGAATTGCTGCAATTAGACAACGACAAAATCGATCTGTACGCCGGTCTTGGTTTGGTTTATAGCGGCTGGAGCTGGAACAACAATTACGGCGGTTTCCGCAATTCTATCGGTGGTGTTGATCTGGGTGGCCACGTTGGGGGTCGGTACTTCTTCACCGAAAACATCGGTGCCTTTGCTGAAGCTGGTTTTGGAGTAGCCCCTCTGCAACTGGGTGTCACCTTCAAATTCTAAAATACCGTATTACAAAGCAAAACCCCGCCGGAAGTGTCCTTCCGGCGGGGTTTTGCTTTGTTGAGGAATTACTTCAAACTTTTCACTCCCATGTTCCAGAGCATGAAGGCGTAAATATCCGCCATTGCTTCGATGTTCTTCTTCGTATTGCTGGCCCCGTGGCCGGAGTTGGTTTCGATCCGGATCAGTACCGGATTTGCGCCTTTGTACTTTTCCTGCAACGTAGCGGCATACTTAAACGAGTGCGCCGGAACTACGCGGTCGTCGTGATCGGCGGTGGTGACCATCGTGGCCGGATATGGAATGTTCTCCCGGATGTTATGGATGGGCGAATACTGGTAGATCACCTTAAACTCTTCCGGATTATCGCTGCTGCCGTAGTCGCTCACCCAACCCCAGCCGACGGTAAATTTGTGAAACCGCAGCATGTCCATCACGCCCACCTGCGGAATGGCGACCCGGAACAAATCCGGCCGCTGGTTGATAACGGCCCCGACCAGCAAACCGCCGTTGGAGCCACCGCGCAGCGCCAGTTTCTGCGGGGATGTATACTTTTGCGCGATCAGGTATTCGGCGGCCGCAATGCAGTCGTCGAACACGTTTTGCTTTTTCAGCTTCATGCCCTGCTCGTGCCAGGTTTCGCCGTATTCGCTGCCCCCCCGCAGGTTCACCGACGCGTAAATACCGCCCTGCTCCAGAAAGGGAATCAGCAGCGCGCTGAATCCGGGCGTCAGGCTGATGTTGAACCCGCCGTAGCCGTAGAGCATGGTCGGGTTGCTGCCGTCGAGTTTCAGGCCTTTGCGGAAAGTCAGAAACATGGGCACGCGGGTACCGTCCTTGCTGTTGAAAAATACCTGTTTGGTTTCGTAATCGTCGGGCTGGAATTTTACTTCCGGGGCCCGGAACAGGGTGGTTTTGCGGGTGGCAATGTCGTAACGGTAAATTGTGGCCGGAAAGGTAAACGACGTGAACGTGTAAAAGACAAATTTATCGTCGCGCTCCCCGCCAAAACCGCTTACCGTGCCCAATCCGGGCAGTTTTACTTCATTTTCCAGCTTGCCGTTCAGGTCATGCACGTAGATGCGTGAAGTGGCGTCTTTCAGGTAATTGGCGATCAGTTTGCCCCCGGCGGTATGCGCTTCGTCCAGTTTCTCCGGTTTTTCCGGTACCAAATCGCTGATGGCGCCGGTTTTCGGGACCACCTTCGATATTTTGTAATTCGGAGCGCCGTTGTTGTGGTACACCAGCAGGTCACTGCCGACGTTGTCGACCACGGAATAGTTGTATTTAAATCCTTCAAAAAGCCGTTTAAACTCTTTCTCGCCGGATTGGGCGTCTTTGTACCAGATTTCGGAGCCGTCGGTTCCTTCGGAAATGTTCAAAATCAGAAACCGTTCGTCTTCTGTGGTCTGGGCGAAGAAGTACCGCAACGGGTGCGCTTTATCTTCGTAAACCAGCTGATCCTGCGTCTGCGGAGTGCCCTGCCGGTGGAAATACACCTTCATGAACTCATTTTTCGAAGACAACTCCTGCCCGGCAGCCGGTTTGTCGTACCGGCTGTAATAGAAGCCGTCGCCCTGCCAGGCCGCACCCGTAAATTTCACCCATTCGAGTTTGTCGGGCATGGTCTGAAGCGTCTGCATATCCATCACGAAAATTTCCTGCCAGTCGGACCCGGCTTTGGAAAGTGCGTAAGCCGCGTACCGTCCGTTTTTCGACAAATTAAAGCTGGTCAGGCGCGTGGTCCCGTCGGCCGCGAGTTTGTTGGGGTCGATCACCACTTCGGGTTTGCCATTCAGTCCTTTCTGCCGGTACAGCACCGACTGATTTTGCAGGCCGTCGTTTTTGTAGAAATAAAACCAGTCGCCTTTGCGCCCCGGAGCCGAATAGCGCGGGTAGTTGATGATTTGTTCGAGCCGGTTTTCGAGTTGTTTTCGGTACGGAATCTGTTCCAGATACCCGAACGTCACGGCGTTCTGGGCCTTCACCCAGGCTTCGGTTTCGGCCGAGCGGTCGTCTTCCAGCCAACGGTACGGATCGGAAACTTTGGTGCCGTGGTAATCGTCAAGCTGCTCGGTTTTGCGCGTTTGCGGATACTTAATCGGGTTGGATTGGGCCAAAGCCCCGGATATTTCAAGCATAAGTACTAAGCCAATCAATAACGGTTTTAGCATAATCAGGTAGAATAGGTTACGAAGAAAGCAGGTTAATTAGTTCGTCATGAGGTTTAATATATAAAAAAGGACGCTGTTTGAAAGCCGTTTCGACGGATGGGGCAAAAATAAATGGCAAAAGGCCCGAGCAGCGAATAAGACATCGCCGTTCCGCGCCCTTGTCAGGAAACCGGTTGGGCACGGCCGCCGAGTTGTACTGAAAAACGCATCCTACCCGGGTGAGTAGGTTCTTAACCGCGTCATCAATCACCGCTTTGGCTCCCGCGGGCTGGGTGTCGCCGTCGTAGTTTGCGGTACATCAAGCCGCTTTTTGAGCGAGACCGGCGGGTCGTCATAAACGGTTTTGCTGTGGACGAAAGCGGGTTGTGTTGATTTAAGAAGTCGCGTGTTTGGTAATGTATTCTTACTAGTTGGCTAACAATAGTTTTGAGCTGAAACAATGTCTGTTAGTGCGAATAATAAATTGTACGTAGAGAAGTGAATACCTTCAGCCTGACTACGTATATTTGTAGTTATTTGTACTTAAAAGAAAGTCTACTTATTGTAATCTCACTCTATGCAGAAAAAACTACTTTCAATTGTTGGGTTTATTGGAATACTCTTGTTGAGTGCAACCCGTTTGTCGGCGCAGGTTACCCTTTCATGGCCGCAGAACGGGATGGTTTTTCAGCGTGGACAGGACAATAAGGCGAGTGTAAAATTCATCGTTACTTCTACCAACGGGCAGGCCATTTCTTCCCTGCAACTACTTTTTTACAAATACGCATTGGCAGGCGGCACCCAGGGGCCGCTGAACCCGGTGACGGGCAGTTCGCAGGGCTGGACCACCGTCACCATTTCCAACGCGGGCACTTGCCAGGTGACGGCGCTGGTCGACATGGCGGGTGGTATGTACAAAGTGCGGGCGAAAGACAACAGCGGCCGCGAAACGGCGGATTTCGACATCGGCGTTGGCGAGGTGTTTGCCATTGCCGGGCAATCCAATGCCTCGGGTTTGTACAATCCAACGTATCCGGTGAACGAAACAGGCAACCCTACGTTTGTGCGGTTTTTTAACGAAAAAGACCAGAGCAACGGTA
This Larkinella insperata DNA region includes the following protein-coding sequences:
- a CDS encoding RNA polymerase sigma factor; this encodes MDLQAFKHKVLPVQGRLFRLAKLFLRNREEAEDALQEVLMRLWTKRQQLDSYNSVEALAVQMTRNLCLDKLKSQAHRSTDDNSDLSDVFGHGVSPYEQTELSDSTSLLHRIIGTLPEPQKLILHLRDVEEYSFEEIAEVTGLTVNNIRVILSRARQRVRDSYLKTNDYEAGH
- a CDS encoding prolyl oligopeptidase family serine peptidase, translated to MLEISGALAQSNPIKYPQTRKTEQLDDYHGTKVSDPYRWLEDDRSAETEAWVKAQNAVTFGYLEQIPYRKQLENRLEQIINYPRYSAPGRKGDWFYFYKNDGLQNQSVLYRQKGLNGKPEVVIDPNKLAADGTTRLTSFNLSKNGRYAAYALSKAGSDWQEIFVMDMQTLQTMPDKLEWVKFTGAAWQGDGFYYSRYDKPAAGQELSSKNEFMKVYFHRQGTPQTQDQLVYEDKAHPLRYFFAQTTEDERFLILNISEGTDGSEIWYKDAQSGEKEFKRLFEGFKYNYSVVDNVGSDLLVYHNNGAPNYKISKVVPKTGAISDLVPEKPEKLDEAHTAGGKLIANYLKDATSRIYVHDLNGKLENEVKLPGLGTVSGFGGERDDKFVFYTFTSFTFPATIYRYDIATRKTTLFRAPEVKFQPDDYETKQVFFNSKDGTRVPMFLTFRKGLKLDGSNPTMLYGYGGFNISLTPGFSALLIPFLEQGGIYASVNLRGGSEYGETWHEQGMKLKKQNVFDDCIAAAEYLIAQKYTSPQKLALRGGSNGGLLVGAVINQRPDLFRVAIPQVGVMDMLRFHKFTVGWGWVSDYGSSDNPEEFKVIYQYSPIHNIRENIPYPATMVTTADHDDRVVPAHSFKYAATLQEKYKGANPVLIRIETNSGHGASNTKKNIEAMADIYAFMLWNMGVKSLK